One window of the Candidatus Phycorickettsia trachydisci genome contains the following:
- a CDS encoding ankyrin repeat domain-containing protein, which produces MNLELIEALRSRKEDTTLSLLSATQDINSSLDPKQNTSLHLAVKYRCKTVVEYLIEQKVELNSRNTEGLTPVNLSLTRAVADPEIACLLIKAGANFNIKCDKGFSALERAVISFYPTTTDSYSAVLDSILETGWDINTMSAKGYTALAVAVINDNLYSAKYLLDHGADPHRSKDRAIVPPEGRNSAYGYAIRSINPKMLELLDKKIDLPKSSLIHQYVRENKIEEIKQIITQDDCDLDKTDISGLTPLNLALKTDTNNKEIAAILLKAGANPNIPDASGSTPLIRASANGLHDVVELLIEKGADIHAKGSFGNTALHTAAHNKTCPPETFSLLIQHGARLDQQNQGGNTALHYAAMFGRDCIAEILILNGANPNLKNYKLQTPETLAYAYKNFSTAEVIKNFKKDGQEYKEDKFKTPFDFDAYLKEIREKYKSISSEDLTTDLSKITVDEGLSAQKLSDYEFKTSSSLQSSIDKAEQSDLTGEASETT; this is translated from the coding sequence ATGAATTTAGAATTAATAGAAGCCCTAAGGAGCCGCAAAGAAGATACAACATTATCACTATTGAGCGCTACACAAGATATCAACTCTTCATTAGATCCAAAACAAAATACATCTCTACATTTGGCAGTTAAATATAGGTGCAAAACAGTAGTGGAATACTTGATAGAGCAAAAAGTAGAGTTGAATTCTCGAAATACAGAAGGACTGACACCTGTAAATTTATCTTTAACTAGAGCTGTTGCAGATCCGGAAATTGCTTGCTTATTGATAAAGGCCGGCGCTAATTTCAATATCAAATGCGATAAAGGTTTTAGCGCTCTGGAAAGAGCCGTAATATCCTTTTACCCAACCACTACCGATTCCTATTCTGCTGTTTTAGATAGTATTTTGGAAACTGGATGGGATATTAATACCATGAGCGCAAAAGGCTACACAGCTTTAGCAGTAGCAGTGATAAACGATAATTTATATTCGGCAAAATATCTCTTGGATCATGGAGCTGACCCACACCGCAGCAAGGATAGAGCTATTGTACCTCCGGAAGGACGCAATAGCGCTTACGGTTACGCTATACGTTCTATAAACCCTAAAATGCTTGAATTATTAGACAAAAAAATAGATCTACCAAAATCGAGCTTAATACATCAATATGTCCGCGAAAACAAAATAGAAGAAATAAAACAGATTATCACTCAAGATGATTGTGATTTGGATAAAACAGATATATCGGGACTAACACCTTTAAATCTTGCACTTAAAACAGATACTAACAATAAGGAAATTGCAGCCATACTATTGAAAGCAGGCGCAAACCCAAATATACCAGACGCTTCAGGATCCACACCTTTAATCCGAGCATCTGCAAATGGATTGCACGATGTAGTGGAGTTACTTATAGAAAAAGGAGCTGATATACACGCTAAAGGAAGCTTCGGCAATACCGCATTACATACTGCCGCTCATAACAAAACTTGCCCACCAGAAACATTTTCTCTACTCATTCAACATGGTGCTCGCTTAGATCAACAAAACCAAGGAGGAAACACCGCTCTTCATTATGCGGCTATGTTCGGTCGAGATTGTATAGCTGAGATATTAATATTAAATGGTGCAAATCCTAACCTAAAAAACTATAAGCTTCAAACACCTGAAACTTTAGCTTATGCTTATAAGAATTTTAGTACGGCAGAGGTGATTAAAAATTTTAAGAAGGATGGTCAAGAGTATAAAGAAGACAAATTCAAAACACCTTTTGATTTTGATGCGTATTTAAAAGAAATAAGAGAAAAATATAAATCTATATCATCTGAAGACCTCACAACTGATTTAAGCAAGATTACTGTAGATGAAGGTTTAAGTGCTCAAAAGCTCTCAGATTATGAATTCAAGACCTCCAGTTCACTACAATCTTCAATAGATAAAGCAGAACAATCTGATTTAACAGGTGAAGCTTCCGAGACCACATAA
- a CDS encoding ComF family protein → MGAIKSLAVSTLEYFFPNLCPCCDKSVVDLDAVCTNCWSKLNFISAPFCKTCGRQLPYVVEEESSCLACIKDPPEYDVARFSFQFDRNSKKLIHYFKYYDKTRLASVFARILYNMYGKLIDEYDVLIPVPMHRFKRMLRFYNQSLVLAQQLSKISGKKVLPDVLNKVRWTKSQAMLSQKERKQNVNGSFDIDYPEKIQGKKVILIDDVSTTRSTVNACAKELRAYAAKVFVLCIAAT, encoded by the coding sequence ATGGGCGCTATCAAAAGTCTAGCAGTAAGTACGCTGGAATACTTTTTTCCTAACCTTTGCCCTTGCTGTGATAAAAGCGTTGTCGACCTAGATGCGGTATGTACAAACTGCTGGTCAAAATTAAACTTCATATCTGCGCCTTTTTGCAAAACTTGCGGAAGACAACTTCCTTACGTTGTTGAAGAAGAATCATCTTGTCTGGCTTGTATCAAAGATCCCCCAGAATATGACGTAGCAAGGTTTAGTTTTCAATTTGATCGCAATAGTAAAAAACTAATTCATTACTTTAAATATTACGATAAAACGCGCCTTGCTAGCGTTTTTGCTAGAATTTTATATAATATGTATGGAAAATTGATTGATGAGTATGACGTGCTTATTCCTGTTCCAATGCATAGATTCAAACGAATGCTGAGGTTCTATAACCAATCTTTAGTATTAGCCCAGCAGCTATCAAAGATTTCAGGTAAAAAAGTTTTGCCAGATGTTTTAAATAAAGTAAGATGGACTAAGTCACAGGCTATGCTTTCACAGAAAGAAAGAAAACAAAATGTAAATGGTAGCTTTGATATAGACTATCCAGAAAAAATACAAGGTAAAAAAGTGATACTTATTGACGACGTATCAACCACGCGCAGTACTGTGAATGCATGCGCGAAAGAGTTACGTGCTTATGCCGCTAAAGTTTTTGTCCTATGTATTGCGGCCACGTAA
- a CDS encoding PD-(D/E)XK nuclease family transposase: MMQQTRDMEVDSSQVNRMAVLSETNLASLDGGGAEVILPEIQVSSELMEVDEIYADPTTDVGFKMLLNKDKEILMSIINSLLDFSGENEIVELEISSNENSVDLISSEKGQSGIVTSVDILCTNKGKHQIAIEMQRQKENYFLAREQFYMAKLISNQVKEGESQRYHEAVLETYIIVIGKKNMFTGNTAISDQNLFEIDVKPMIVKTGEIYPNNKMNWRFFELPKFQKSNEYKHINKGSIIKYQWLAFLSDCSNKEVALDRKEIIKKGYEIMKIATWSADKQTLYWKEKDNERAAQQILKESKEEGFAEGFEEGMEKGMEKGMERGKLKGEIKGEISKVKTAIKWNVSKDHVVLELKFLTNPKLMDKLESNLSYIQEHMDDTESVICDELGLCDALGEGDGLT; the protein is encoded by the coding sequence ATGATGCAACAAACAAGAGACATGGAAGTAGATTCTAGCCAAGTTAATCGGATGGCTGTTTTATCAGAAACTAACTTAGCTTCTTTAGATGGTGGTGGAGCAGAAGTTATATTACCTGAAATTCAAGTATCTAGTGAGTTAATGGAAGTTGACGAAATTTATGCAGATCCTACAACTGATGTAGGATTTAAAATGCTGCTTAACAAAGATAAAGAGATATTAATGAGCATTATAAATAGTTTATTAGATTTTAGTGGAGAAAATGAAATTGTTGAACTAGAGATTAGTTCAAATGAAAACTCAGTTGATCTTATTTCATCTGAAAAGGGGCAGTCTGGAATAGTTACAAGTGTTGATATACTGTGCACTAATAAAGGTAAACATCAAATAGCTATTGAAATGCAACGTCAAAAAGAAAATTATTTTTTAGCTCGGGAACAGTTTTATATGGCGAAGTTAATTTCTAATCAGGTCAAAGAAGGTGAGAGTCAAAGATATCATGAAGCAGTTTTAGAAACTTATATTATCGTTATCGGGAAAAAGAATATGTTTACTGGTAATACGGCTATAAGCGATCAAAACCTTTTTGAGATAGATGTCAAACCAATGATTGTTAAAACAGGAGAAATATATCCAAATAATAAAATGAATTGGAGATTTTTTGAGTTGCCAAAATTTCAAAAAAGTAATGAATATAAGCATATTAACAAAGGTAGCATAATAAAATATCAGTGGTTAGCTTTTTTGTCAGATTGCTCAAACAAAGAAGTGGCACTAGATAGAAAAGAAATAATTAAAAAAGGGTATGAAATTATGAAAATAGCAACATGGTCAGCTGATAAGCAGACACTATACTGGAAAGAAAAAGATAATGAAAGGGCCGCTCAACAAATATTAAAAGAATCAAAGGAAGAGGGTTTTGCAGAGGGTTTTGAAGAAGGTATGGAAAAAGGTATGGAAAAAGGTATGGAAAGGGGTAAATTGAAAGGTGAAATTAAGGGCGAGATATCTAAAGTCAAAACTGCAATTAAATGGAATGTCTCTAAAGATCATGTAGTTTTAGAGCTTAAGTTTTTAACTAATCCAAAGTTGATGGATAAGTTAGAAAGTAATTTGTCTTATATTCAAGAGCATATGGATGATACGGAAAGTGTTATATGCGATGAGTTAGGTTTGTGTGATGCATTGGGGGAAGGTGATGGCTTGACTTAA
- a CDS encoding transglycosylase SLT domain-containing protein, with the protein MKKINILLFVILSFAAGIVNAADHEMHQALKCTRFFSYYERKYNIPRDTLHSIALQESGKVHSHHKMKIVWPWAVNSGGKSYYFSTKREAVKFVRSQLRKGNKKIDVGCMQISMLYHSQNFKSVEHALDPKSNIDYAASLLATKYAQVGSWPKAIAHYHSASARGDKYSKSVFKIASNLSQNKKAIMRYYLKKRHRN; encoded by the coding sequence ATGAAAAAAATAAATATATTGCTTTTTGTTATCTTGAGCTTTGCTGCCGGAATCGTTAATGCAGCGGACCATGAAATGCATCAAGCGTTAAAATGTACCCGCTTTTTTTCGTATTACGAAAGAAAGTATAATATACCAAGAGACACGCTTCATTCAATAGCATTGCAAGAATCTGGCAAAGTTCATTCTCATCATAAAATGAAGATAGTTTGGCCATGGGCTGTGAATTCTGGGGGCAAATCATACTATTTTTCAACAAAGCGTGAGGCTGTGAAATTTGTAAGATCTCAGTTGCGCAAAGGGAATAAGAAAATAGATGTTGGTTGCATGCAAATAAGCATGCTGTATCACAGTCAAAACTTTAAATCTGTGGAGCATGCACTTGATCCCAAATCTAATATAGACTATGCGGCAAGTCTTCTGGCAACCAAATATGCTCAAGTGGGTAGTTGGCCTAAAGCTATTGCGCACTATCATTCAGCAAGTGCTAGAGGGGATAAATATAGTAAATCTGTCTTTAAGATTGCAAGCAACCTAAGCCAAAACAAGAAAGCTATAATGCGGTACTACTTAAAGAAGCGCCATAGAAATTAG
- the htpG gene encoding molecular chaperone HtpG, producing the protein MRLETRKFNTEVGKVLNLMIHSLYTNKEIFVRELISNASDACDKLRYLSLSDSNLIKDDPEFNILIKADKDKRELIISDNGIGMNKEDLIQNLGTIAKSGTASFLEHITGDAKKDSSLIGQFGVGFYSVFMVADKVTVISRKAGEDEGHKWVSDGVGAYSIEECEKASRGTEIIVHIKEDENDYLDHFRLKHIIKTYSDHISIPIYFEQEGAKNQINSSSALWTKSKSEISEEQYKDFYKNVAYAGDDPWVTLHNKNEGAVEFTNLIFIPTNKTFDLFHPDRKRRIKLYIKRVFVTDENIELVPRYMRFLRGIVDCDSLPLNISRQTLQHNAVVDKIRNNLINRVLGELAKKKDSDRKGFEEFWANFGSAMKEGLCEPIAESEKLLDICIFYSYLQDKMITLSEYVESFTANQKEIYYISGDNLDKLKSSPQLEGFKKKNIDVLLLTDMVDDFWVNIVHKYKDFDIKSVTRSNIDLTQYNSEEEKVDETNHDKLTEYFKGVLGELVQDVKISKKLESVPACLAVEEGNLDIRMERFLVEQKQLQSASAKILEINPSHRLVNKIQDVLVKDQTGNEDTSDLVKLIYEQACIVENEPIPDSLEFCRRLNKFINAI; encoded by the coding sequence ATGCGTCTTGAAACCAGAAAATTTAATACCGAAGTAGGCAAAGTCTTAAACTTAATGATCCACTCTCTTTATACAAACAAAGAAATTTTTGTAAGAGAGCTTATATCCAATGCATCAGATGCATGCGATAAATTAAGGTATCTATCTCTATCTGATTCAAATTTAATTAAAGATGATCCTGAATTTAATATTTTGATCAAAGCCGACAAAGATAAGAGAGAGCTCATTATCTCCGACAATGGCATAGGCATGAATAAGGAAGATTTGATCCAAAACCTAGGCACGATTGCTAAATCAGGCACTGCAAGTTTTCTAGAACATATTACGGGAGACGCTAAAAAAGACTCATCTTTAATTGGCCAGTTTGGTGTTGGCTTTTATTCCGTCTTTATGGTCGCAGATAAAGTCACTGTTATATCACGCAAAGCTGGAGAAGATGAAGGACATAAGTGGGTTTCTGACGGAGTTGGCGCATACAGTATTGAAGAATGTGAAAAAGCATCACGTGGCACTGAAATTATTGTTCATATCAAAGAAGATGAAAACGATTATTTAGATCACTTCAGACTAAAACACATTATTAAAACTTACTCAGATCACATATCAATTCCAATATACTTTGAGCAAGAAGGGGCCAAGAATCAGATTAATTCTTCATCAGCTCTATGGACTAAAAGTAAGTCTGAAATTTCAGAAGAACAATATAAGGATTTCTATAAAAACGTTGCATACGCAGGCGATGATCCATGGGTAACATTGCATAATAAAAATGAGGGTGCCGTAGAATTTACTAACCTCATATTTATACCAACTAACAAAACTTTTGACTTATTCCATCCAGACCGTAAAAGAAGAATTAAGTTATACATAAAGCGCGTATTTGTTACTGACGAAAACATTGAACTTGTTCCTAGATACATGAGGTTCTTAAGAGGCATTGTAGATTGTGATAGCCTGCCTCTGAACATTAGCAGGCAAACTCTTCAACATAACGCCGTAGTAGACAAAATCAGAAACAACCTCATTAACCGCGTGTTAGGAGAGCTTGCTAAAAAGAAAGATTCAGATCGCAAAGGTTTTGAAGAATTTTGGGCAAACTTTGGATCTGCAATGAAAGAGGGTTTATGTGAGCCAATCGCTGAATCAGAAAAACTTTTAGATATTTGCATCTTCTACAGCTATCTACAAGATAAAATGATTACATTATCAGAATATGTAGAGAGTTTTACAGCTAATCAAAAAGAAATATACTATATCAGCGGCGACAACTTAGACAAACTTAAAAGTAGTCCTCAATTAGAAGGCTTTAAGAAGAAAAATATTGACGTACTACTATTAACTGATATGGTTGATGATTTCTGGGTTAACATTGTACATAAATATAAAGATTTTGATATTAAATCAGTTACTAGAAGCAATATTGACTTAACTCAATACAACAGTGAGGAAGAAAAAGTTGATGAAACAAATCACGATAAGCTTACAGAATACTTTAAGGGCGTTCTTGGCGAACTTGTGCAGGATGTAAAGATATCTAAAAAATTAGAATCCGTACCAGCATGCCTTGCTGTTGAGGAGGGTAACTTGGATATTAGAATGGAGAGATTTTTGGTTGAACAAAAACAGTTACAAAGTGCTTCTGCCAAGATTTTAGAAATCAATCCTTCTCACAGGCTTGTAAATAAAATACAAGATGTATTGGTCAAAGATCAAACTGGTAACGAGGATACATCAGACTTAGTAAAGTTAATCTATGAACAAGCTTGCATTGTTGAAAACGAACCAATTCCTGATTCTTTAGAATTTTGTCGTAGATTAAATAAATTTATTAATGCTATCTGA
- a CDS encoding type IV secretion system protein produces the protein MSGDGQKKEDNKQPPKPPSKNQMRMAQMMMRIMFQVVRVLIIVSVFLSILAGFGLAPFLGCYLKYPSQTGTLTTTATVTLYGNGMSALNPIDYNATTSNISYGQWTKVNLAIKGGGSLYFQAQGSVSLCKSYYPDTWTQEIPRVGDTTWFNLDLNAANSTYTLTEVFNGDLVKVKIGDNAHTNGYGYSSLYNPITKQLLVNPSANCSDGQAAYDSMCGKYSYYYNLTRTAPTGCTVANNVLRKDSYSGTNGCSGGDVDNQVWYQNNGYSCPQVKTWVCETGPFGVDECRCFYFDCYRFDNSIVNLVYSSSNVYLSTDSITIANSPTDMVWNGTNYVCPSISDAAAMWFTFDKIGTTKTQGGLKYSITNTSISNQTVNIIDNCGTTNPSGCHNFTDRYIFDNSTSGGVTNLTQTSGNLTYSFLANPAYTDYLGVTRYGGYTGGYVLSLQHTKCYRTNGAYSSDKVYANRGAVKYLILDDGVDPNAYTAMSASGIGNSINFINGDSSAQTITSDQDGVLWLRIDNKSSDYTSSNGSYSITVSQGTPVAVAQGFDLWPEIYGFFNNAFGNLTTKLFQNLTCYGAADKSSCFNLFQVIRALLVAYIMIFAIFFLIGLIQVDYYDFIQRIIKITIVGGLISGKTFDFFNNYIFNIIFGFTNSLMNSAVFFPTTDGSSGLGAFLKAIFSTLGQDIFHIQLLAMLGTGFTGIIMIILIIISFVLFLIPILNLMAVTLVSYFFVSVLLGMAPIFLIFTLFRPTQHIFKQWTAYIIAYLFEPVMLFIGIAILAKLFIIYLDYVLGYSVCFKCNAVFSIPFIGDIPGLGLLKVVTEQMPLFCIYWLSPWGYDTMSFNYGQALTDVIALFSIASATYYYTSMCNQLVNQIFGVSTVGGQLADSMTKQGMQKAAQGAQQVRQMMSSRGGAGGPGGGSGGAGGPGGK, from the coding sequence ATGTCGGGGGACGGTCAAAAAAAAGAAGATAATAAGCAACCACCTAAGCCACCATCTAAAAACCAGATGAGGATGGCCCAAATGATGATGAGGATAATGTTCCAAGTTGTAAGGGTTTTGATTATTGTGTCTGTATTCCTTTCAATACTTGCGGGATTTGGTCTTGCCCCTTTTTTAGGTTGTTATTTAAAATATCCTAGTCAAACTGGCACTTTAACCACTACTGCTACAGTAACTCTTTACGGTAACGGTATGAGTGCTCTAAATCCAATAGATTATAATGCTACTACTTCAAACATTAGTTACGGGCAATGGACTAAGGTTAATTTGGCTATTAAAGGAGGGGGATCGCTATATTTTCAGGCTCAAGGGTCTGTGAGTTTATGTAAGTCGTATTATCCAGATACGTGGACGCAGGAAATTCCAAGAGTGGGAGATACTACATGGTTTAATCTTGATTTAAATGCAGCAAATAGCACTTATACTTTAACAGAAGTATTTAATGGAGATTTAGTGAAAGTTAAAATAGGGGATAATGCTCATACTAATGGTTATGGGTATAGTAGTTTATATAATCCTATTACTAAACAGCTGTTAGTTAATCCTTCGGCAAATTGTTCTGATGGACAAGCTGCCTATGATAGTATGTGTGGTAAGTATAGCTATTATTATAATCTTACTCGTACAGCTCCAACAGGATGTACTGTAGCCAATAATGTTTTAAGGAAGGATTCTTATTCTGGTACCAATGGTTGTAGTGGGGGGGATGTAGATAATCAAGTATGGTATCAAAATAATGGCTATAGTTGCCCTCAGGTTAAAACGTGGGTTTGTGAAACGGGGCCCTTCGGAGTAGATGAGTGTAGATGCTTTTATTTTGACTGTTACAGGTTTGATAACTCAATTGTCAATCTTGTTTACAGTAGTAGTAATGTTTATCTTAGTACGGATAGTATCACTATAGCTAACTCACCAACTGATATGGTATGGAATGGCACGAATTACGTTTGTCCTTCGATTTCTGATGCCGCTGCTATGTGGTTTACATTTGATAAGATAGGCACTACAAAAACGCAAGGTGGCTTAAAATATTCCATAACAAATACTTCAATTAGCAATCAGACAGTAAATATTATAGATAATTGTGGTACTACCAATCCATCCGGATGTCATAATTTTACTGATAGGTATATTTTTGATAATAGTACATCGGGAGGGGTGACAAATTTAACTCAAACAAGCGGAAATTTAACATACAGTTTTTTAGCTAATCCTGCATACACAGATTACTTAGGGGTGACACGTTATGGAGGCTATACGGGAGGATACGTTTTATCATTACAACACACTAAATGCTACAGAACAAACGGTGCTTATTCAAGCGATAAAGTATATGCCAATAGAGGGGCTGTAAAGTATTTAATACTAGATGATGGTGTTGATCCTAACGCTTATACTGCCATGTCTGCATCTGGTATAGGAAATTCTATAAACTTTATTAATGGAGATAGCTCAGCTCAAACCATTACATCTGATCAGGATGGGGTGCTATGGCTTCGTATTGACAATAAATCCAGTGATTATACCTCTAGTAATGGATCTTATAGTATAACTGTCTCTCAGGGTACGCCAGTTGCTGTGGCGCAAGGTTTTGATTTATGGCCTGAAATTTATGGCTTTTTTAATAATGCTTTTGGCAATTTAACTACAAAGCTATTTCAAAACTTGACATGTTATGGAGCTGCTGATAAATCAAGTTGCTTTAACCTTTTTCAAGTTATAAGAGCCTTATTGGTTGCCTATATCATGATTTTTGCAATTTTCTTCCTTATCGGCCTAATACAAGTTGATTATTATGATTTTATACAGAGAATTATAAAAATCACAATAGTTGGAGGCTTAATAAGTGGTAAGACATTTGATTTTTTCAACAATTATATTTTCAACATAATTTTTGGATTTACAAATTCCTTAATGAATAGTGCTGTGTTCTTTCCGACCACTGATGGTAGTAGCGGTTTAGGAGCGTTCCTAAAAGCTATTTTTTCAACTTTAGGACAGGATATTTTTCATATACAGCTTTTGGCTATGCTAGGTACGGGTTTTACTGGGATTATAATGATTATTTTGATAATAATATCTTTTGTATTATTTCTGATTCCTATTCTAAATCTTATGGCTGTGACGCTAGTTTCATACTTTTTTGTTTCGGTTCTTTTAGGCATGGCGCCTATATTTCTTATCTTTACATTGTTTAGACCTACTCAGCATATTTTTAAGCAATGGACTGCATATATTATAGCTTACTTATTTGAGCCAGTAATGCTTTTTATTGGTATAGCAATACTTGCTAAGTTATTTATAATATATCTGGATTATGTGCTTGGATATAGCGTATGTTTCAAATGTAATGCAGTGTTTTCGATACCTTTTATAGGTGATATTCCAGGTTTGGGCCTTTTAAAAGTTGTAACGGAGCAAATGCCATTGTTTTGTATATATTGGCTCTCTCCTTGGGGATACGATACGATGAGCTTTAATTATGGCCAAGCCTTAACAGATGTAATAGCTTTATTTTCAATAGCAAGTGCAACTTATTATTATACGTCAATGTGTAATCAATTAGTAAATCAGATATTTGGTGTGTCAACTGTTGGGGGTCAATTAGCTGATTCTATGACTAAGCAGGGTATGCAAAAAGCAGCTCAAGGAGCTCAACAAGTTAGACAGATGATGTCAAGTAGAGGTGGCGCTGGTGGTCCTGGAGGCGGTTCTGGAGGAGCTGGTGGTCCTGGTGGTAAATAA